In a genomic window of Phaenicophaeus curvirostris isolate KB17595 unplaced genomic scaffold, BPBGC_Pcur_1.0 scaffold_51, whole genome shotgun sequence:
- the LOC138734029 gene encoding CD209 antigen-like protein A isoform X1, which translates to MSQSEDAFNTYEKCDFTGGMEVEKQEHKKAPKGAGLSLHALSPERAIALLYVLLALAFVFFMALTIVSLQRVSAVWEALEQAHVHSESSHAAVRYNLSEVQRTLDQQLAGDLKVIQGQLLRVSQEVETVWWNMTRCKAECGEELSDHLSVLAAEKPRLELVLQQLGEVKQEQSRVSALLNTVLEETRNLSAQFQSAALYLSCPTGWQEFGESCYFFSSTAKPWLDAKYDCAKFNARLVIIDTEEENRFLASRITDNHVFWLGLSDVEDEGNWQWVDRRSPSFVSWNNGEPNNAGYNGEDCAIIYSSGHWNDIACSSNEAWICERRSSSY; encoded by the exons ATGTCTCAATCCGAAGATGCCTTCAACACCTATGAGAAATGTGATTTCActggagggatggaggtggagaagcaAGAGCACAAGAAAGCACCTAAAGGAG CAGGGCTGTCCCTCCACGCCTTGTCTCCGGAGAGAGCCATAGCGCTGCTCTACGTGCTTCTGGCCCTCGCCTTTGTCTTCTTCATGGCTCTCACCATCGTGAGTCTCCAACGAG TGTCCGCAGTGTGGGAGGCATTGGAACAAGCCCATGTGCACAGTGAGAGCAGCCACGCTGCCGTGCGGTACAACCTCTCTGAGGTCCAGCGCACCCTCG ATCAACAGCTCGCTGGTGACCTCAAGGTGATTCAGGGCCAACTCCTAAGAG TGTCGCAAGAAGTGGAGACCGTGTGGTGGAATATGACGCGGTGCAAAGCGGAGTGTGGGGAGGAGTTGTCGGATCACCTTAGTGTCCTGG ctgcagaAAAGCCTAGGCTGGAGCTGGTGCTACAGCAGCTGGGGGAGGtgaagcaggagcagagccGTGTCTCGGCGCTTCTCAACACGGTGTTGGAGGAGACGCGCAACCTCTCAG cCCAATTCCAGTCAGCAGCTCTCTACCTGAGTTGTCCCACTGGCTGGCAGGAGTTCGGCGAGTCCTGCTATTTCTTCTCCTCCACTGCCAAACCCTGGTTGGATGCAAAATACGACTGCGCCAAGTTCAATGCCCGCTTGGTCATCATTGACACTGAGGAGGAAAAT AGGTTTCTGGCAAGCCGCATCACGGACAACCATGTCTTCTGGCTGGGCCTGAGCGATGTGGAAGATGAAGGCAACTGGCAGTGGGTGGACAGACGTTCACCCTCTTTCGT GTCCTGGAACAACGGTGAACCCAACAACGCTGGATACAACGGGGAGGACTGTGCCATCATCTACTCCAGCGGTCACTGGAACGACATTGCCTGTTCCAGCAATGAGGCCTGGATCTGCGAGCGCAGATCTAGCAGTTACTAG
- the LOC138734029 gene encoding CD209 antigen-like protein A isoform X2, producing the protein MSQSEDAFNTYEKCDFTGGMEVEKQEHKKAPKGGLSLHALSPERAIALLYVLLALAFVFFMALTIVSLQRVSAVWEALEQAHVHSESSHAAVRYNLSEVQRTLDQQLAGDLKVIQGQLLRVSQEVETVWWNMTRCKAECGEELSDHLSVLAAEKPRLELVLQQLGEVKQEQSRVSALLNTVLEETRNLSAQFQSAALYLSCPTGWQEFGESCYFFSSTAKPWLDAKYDCAKFNARLVIIDTEEENRFLASRITDNHVFWLGLSDVEDEGNWQWVDRRSPSFVSWNNGEPNNAGYNGEDCAIIYSSGHWNDIACSSNEAWICERRSSSY; encoded by the exons ATGTCTCAATCCGAAGATGCCTTCAACACCTATGAGAAATGTGATTTCActggagggatggaggtggagaagcaAGAGCACAAGAAAGCACCTAAAGGAG GGCTGTCCCTCCACGCCTTGTCTCCGGAGAGAGCCATAGCGCTGCTCTACGTGCTTCTGGCCCTCGCCTTTGTCTTCTTCATGGCTCTCACCATCGTGAGTCTCCAACGAG TGTCCGCAGTGTGGGAGGCATTGGAACAAGCCCATGTGCACAGTGAGAGCAGCCACGCTGCCGTGCGGTACAACCTCTCTGAGGTCCAGCGCACCCTCG ATCAACAGCTCGCTGGTGACCTCAAGGTGATTCAGGGCCAACTCCTAAGAG TGTCGCAAGAAGTGGAGACCGTGTGGTGGAATATGACGCGGTGCAAAGCGGAGTGTGGGGAGGAGTTGTCGGATCACCTTAGTGTCCTGG ctgcagaAAAGCCTAGGCTGGAGCTGGTGCTACAGCAGCTGGGGGAGGtgaagcaggagcagagccGTGTCTCGGCGCTTCTCAACACGGTGTTGGAGGAGACGCGCAACCTCTCAG cCCAATTCCAGTCAGCAGCTCTCTACCTGAGTTGTCCCACTGGCTGGCAGGAGTTCGGCGAGTCCTGCTATTTCTTCTCCTCCACTGCCAAACCCTGGTTGGATGCAAAATACGACTGCGCCAAGTTCAATGCCCGCTTGGTCATCATTGACACTGAGGAGGAAAAT AGGTTTCTGGCAAGCCGCATCACGGACAACCATGTCTTCTGGCTGGGCCTGAGCGATGTGGAAGATGAAGGCAACTGGCAGTGGGTGGACAGACGTTCACCCTCTTTCGT GTCCTGGAACAACGGTGAACCCAACAACGCTGGATACAACGGGGAGGACTGTGCCATCATCTACTCCAGCGGTCACTGGAACGACATTGCCTGTTCCAGCAATGAGGCCTGGATCTGCGAGCGCAGATCTAGCAGTTACTAG